In a single window of the Tellurirhabdus bombi genome:
- the rsfS gene encoding ribosome silencing factor — translation MRINKAKELTSAELCDLVVKGMQEKKATDVVVMDLRSVKNAIADFFVICSGTSDTQIDAISTSIEEEVYKASQVNPWHNEGRLNREWILLDYVDVVAHVFKKERRTFYDLEQLWGDAEIRVVEEPVTV, via the coding sequence ATGAGAATTAATAAAGCAAAAGAACTGACATCAGCAGAACTGTGCGATCTGGTTGTAAAAGGAATGCAAGAGAAAAAAGCAACGGATGTAGTCGTCATGGATTTGCGCAGTGTCAAAAATGCAATAGCTGACTTTTTTGTGATTTGCTCCGGGACTTCCGATACACAGATTGATGCCATTTCCACTTCTATTGAAGAAGAAGTCTATAAAGCCAGCCAGGTTAATCCTTGGCATAATGAAGGCAGACTGAATCGGGAATGGATTTTGCTGGATTATGTAGATGTTGTCGCTCACGTATTCAAGAAAGAGCGCCGGACTTTTTATGATCTGGAACAACTCTGGGGCGATGCCGAAATCCGAGTTGTTGAGGAACCCGTAACCGTCTAA